In a single window of the Bacillus clarus genome:
- the glmM gene encoding phosphoglucosamine mutase, with product MGKYFGTDGVRGVANKELTPELAFKIGRFGGYVLTKDTDRPKVIIGRDTRISGHMLEGALVAGLLSTGAEVMRLGVISTPGVAYLTKALDAQAGVMISASHNPVQDNGIKFFGSDGFKLTDEQEAEIEALLDKEVDELPRPTGTNLGQVSDYFEGGQKYLQYIKQTVEEDFSGLHIALDCAHGATSSLAPYLFADLEADISTMGTSPNGMNINDGVGSTHPEVLAELVKEKGADIGLAFDGDGDRLIAVDEKGNIVDGDQIMYICAKYMKETGQLKHNTVVSTVMSNLGFYKALEANGITSDKTAVGDRYVMEEMKRGGYNLGGEQSGHIILLDYITTGDGMLSALQLVNIMKMTKKPLSELASEMTKFPQLLVNVRVTDKKLALENEKIKEIIRVVEEEMNSDGRILVRPSGTEPLIRVMAEAPTQELCDGYVHRIVEVVKAEVGAE from the coding sequence ATGGGTAAATATTTTGGTACAGATGGAGTACGCGGTGTCGCAAATAAGGAATTAACGCCTGAATTAGCATTTAAAATTGGACGTTTTGGAGGATATGTACTAACAAAAGATACAGATCGTCCAAAAGTAATTATCGGTCGTGATACACGTATATCTGGACATATGTTAGAAGGTGCTTTAGTAGCCGGCCTATTATCAACTGGAGCGGAGGTAATGCGTCTTGGTGTAATTTCAACTCCTGGGGTGGCGTATTTAACAAAAGCGTTAGATGCACAAGCAGGTGTTATGATTTCAGCATCTCATAATCCAGTACAAGATAACGGAATTAAGTTTTTCGGTTCAGATGGATTTAAATTAACTGATGAGCAAGAAGCAGAAATCGAAGCTTTATTAGACAAAGAAGTTGATGAATTACCACGACCAACTGGAACAAACCTTGGACAGGTGAGCGACTACTTCGAAGGTGGACAGAAATACTTACAATACATTAAACAAACAGTAGAAGAAGATTTCTCTGGGCTACATATTGCTTTAGATTGTGCACATGGGGCTACATCTTCTTTAGCACCATACTTATTTGCAGATTTAGAAGCTGATATTTCAACGATGGGAACTTCACCAAATGGCATGAATATTAACGATGGTGTTGGTTCTACGCACCCAGAAGTTTTAGCTGAATTAGTGAAGGAAAAAGGTGCTGACATCGGACTTGCTTTTGATGGCGATGGAGACCGCTTAATTGCAGTTGACGAAAAAGGAAACATCGTTGATGGAGATCAAATTATGTACATTTGTGCGAAGTACATGAAAGAAACGGGTCAACTAAAACATAATACAGTTGTTTCAACAGTTATGAGTAACTTAGGTTTCTATAAGGCGCTTGAAGCAAATGGTATTACAAGTGATAAAACAGCAGTTGGAGATCGCTATGTTATGGAAGAAATGAAACGTGGTGGCTATAACTTAGGTGGAGAACAATCTGGTCATATTATCTTACTTGACTACATTACAACTGGAGATGGAATGTTAAGCGCACTTCAGCTTGTAAACATCATGAAAATGACGAAAAAGCCATTATCTGAACTTGCAAGCGAAATGACAAAGTTCCCACAATTACTAGTAAACGTCCGTGTAACGGATAAGAAATTAGCATTAGAAAATGAAAAAATTAAAGAAATTATTCGTGTGGTAGAAGAGGAAATGAACAGTGATGGTCGTATTCTTGTTCGTCCTTCTGGAACAGAACCACTAATTCGTGTAATGGCAGAAGCACCGACACAAGAGCTTTGTGATGGATATGTACATCGTATTGTAGAGGTTGTTAAAGCTGAAGTTGGTGCTGAATAA
- a CDS encoding DUF4256 domain-containing protein: MTENKNVLPVEKREELFKALKARFEKNMNRHEGLEWAKVQAKLDANTEKLWSLNEMEITGGEPDVVGHDKEKDEYIFYDCSAESPKGRRSLCYDLEGLESRKKHKPENNAIDVATAMGIELLTEEQYRELQKLGKFDMKTSSWVQTPSDIRELGGALFCDYRFGHVFVYHNGAESYYAARSFRGSLRV; this comes from the coding sequence ATGACAGAGAATAAAAATGTGTTACCGGTAGAAAAACGTGAAGAATTGTTCAAAGCATTGAAAGCTCGTTTTGAGAAAAACATGAACCGCCATGAAGGTCTTGAATGGGCTAAAGTCCAAGCAAAGCTGGATGCTAATACTGAAAAATTGTGGTCGCTTAATGAGATGGAAATAACCGGCGGTGAACCGGATGTTGTTGGTCATGATAAAGAGAAGGACGAATATATTTTTTATGATTGTTCAGCGGAAAGTCCTAAAGGTCGCAGAAGTCTTTGCTATGACCTTGAAGGGCTAGAGTCAAGAAAAAAACATAAACCAGAAAATAACGCTATTGATGTGGCAACTGCCATGGGCATTGAACTATTAACGGAAGAACAATATCGAGAGTTGCAAAAACTTGGAAAGTTCGACATGAAAACATCGAGTTGGGTACAAACACCTTCAGATATTAGAGAACTCGGCGGTGCCCTTTTTTGCGATTATCGCTTCGGACACGTTTTCGTGTATCACAATGGAGCAGAATCCTACTATGCTGCCAGAAGTTTTCGTGGTTCGCTAAGAGTCTAA
- a CDS encoding alpha/beta hydrolase family protein, with translation MKVNEKTYLSIEEIISLPTLSGTSISDDGKNVAFVKKTANWKDNTYRNHVWIYEKDKRQSYPLTTGDIDSTYPLWSPDSRNIAYLSPVGDGDNKKNQIFVKSIDGYSGIQITDEEEGISKFKWESTGKGFYYVAQSKESEVIKKRKELYGNFHHIGKEYQNNCLYYIEIEKVIQNDKYEHENSVVYQLTDGKDFHIHEFDISNDGKKAVFMATPSSNMGDYMNGDLYTLDIKAGELQKMNIDKLLGGSVCFSPEGSKICYSASIREKDYYKTHIQESTLEIYDINNGEIIQPLTDFDSTVIPLRWTAKGVLIRWQNKTSYLIGLLSEDGTVEMLSEKVDGFIMDASITRDGNHISYNKAKTNETFEIYLDDKKITNENSFFKGKLKSNREIISWQSSDGLEIEGVLSTPVEFDANKKYPLLAVIHGGPAWASFPIFSDCFNEKYPIEQFIEKGFIVLEPNYRGSSGYGNEFLKANYRKQGIADYDDVISGVDKLVDKGIVDKDRVGVMGWSNGGYISAFCSTFSSRFKAISVGGGITNWSTHYVNTDIPYFIRMYLGNNPWNDPEIYTKTSPMTYIKSACTPTLIQHGEKDARIPISNAYELYQGLRDMEVDTELIIFKGMAYSSDQPGINVAIMKQNLMWFSHYILGESMKDFRVL, from the coding sequence ATGAAAGTGAATGAAAAAACATATCTAAGTATAGAAGAGATTATTTCATTACCAACCTTATCAGGTACAAGCATAAGTGATGATGGCAAAAACGTTGCATTTGTCAAGAAGACAGCTAACTGGAAAGACAATACATATAGAAATCATGTATGGATATATGAAAAAGATAAGAGGCAGAGTTACCCATTAACAACTGGGGATATAGATAGTACATACCCATTATGGTCTCCAGATTCTAGGAACATCGCATACCTTAGCCCAGTTGGTGACGGGGATAATAAGAAAAATCAGATCTTTGTTAAGTCAATAGATGGTTATAGTGGGATTCAAATTACTGATGAGGAAGAAGGGATCAGTAAATTTAAATGGGAGTCTACTGGAAAGGGTTTTTATTATGTTGCACAGTCAAAAGAATCTGAGGTGATAAAGAAACGTAAGGAACTATATGGGAATTTCCATCATATAGGTAAGGAATACCAGAATAATTGTTTATATTACATTGAAATAGAAAAAGTGATACAAAATGATAAGTATGAACACGAAAATAGCGTTGTTTATCAACTAACTGATGGGAAGGATTTTCATATCCATGAATTTGATATTTCAAATGATGGGAAAAAGGCTGTATTTATGGCTACACCAAGCTCAAATATGGGAGATTATATGAATGGAGATCTATACACACTAGATATTAAAGCTGGAGAGCTACAAAAGATGAATATAGATAAGTTGTTGGGAGGGAGTGTTTGTTTTTCTCCTGAAGGCAGCAAAATATGTTACTCAGCAAGCATAAGGGAGAAGGATTACTATAAGACCCATATACAAGAAAGTACATTAGAGATATATGATATTAATAATGGAGAGATAATTCAACCTTTAACAGATTTTGATAGTACGGTTATTCCATTACGGTGGACAGCTAAAGGAGTTTTAATTAGATGGCAGAATAAAACTAGTTATCTTATTGGGTTGCTATCCGAGGATGGCACTGTGGAAATGTTAAGCGAAAAAGTAGATGGCTTTATAATGGATGCTTCAATAACGAGGGATGGAAATCATATATCCTATAATAAAGCTAAAACAAATGAAACCTTTGAAATCTATTTGGACGATAAAAAAATAACGAATGAAAATAGCTTTTTCAAAGGAAAGCTTAAAAGTAACAGGGAAATAATCTCATGGCAAAGTAGTGATGGTCTTGAAATAGAGGGTGTTTTATCAACCCCAGTAGAGTTTGACGCAAATAAAAAATATCCCTTATTAGCGGTAATCCATGGTGGTCCGGCTTGGGCATCCTTTCCGATATTTTCAGACTGTTTTAATGAGAAATATCCTATTGAACAGTTTATCGAAAAGGGTTTTATAGTTTTAGAGCCAAACTACAGGGGAAGTTCTGGTTATGGTAATGAATTCTTAAAAGCAAACTATAGAAAACAGGGAATTGCTGACTACGATGATGTTATATCTGGAGTGGATAAACTAGTTGACAAAGGGATTGTAGATAAAGATAGAGTAGGGGTTATGGGATGGAGCAACGGGGGATATATATCAGCTTTCTGTTCCACATTTAGTAGTAGGTTTAAAGCTATTTCAGTTGGAGGTGGAATTACTAATTGGAGTACCCATTATGTAAATACAGATATACCTTACTTTATTAGGATGTATTTAGGAAATAATCCATGGAATGACCCAGAGATATATACTAAAACATCACCAATGACGTATATTAAATCAGCATGTACGCCCACCTTAATCCAACATGGCGAAAAAGATGCAAGAATTCCAATTTCAAATGCATATGAGCTATATCAAGGATTAAGGGATATGGAAGTTGATACAGAATTAATTATATTTAAAGGAATGGCATATAGTTCTGACCAGCCAGGAATTAATGTGGCTATTATGAAGCAGAATTTGATGTGGTTTTCACACTATATTCTTGGAGAAAGTATGAAAGATTTTAGGGTTTTATAA
- the glmS gene encoding glutamine--fructose-6-phosphate transaminase (isomerizing), producing the protein MCGIVGFIGQQDAKEILLKGLEKLEYRGYDSAGIAVQTDNGIVVYKEKGRIAKLREIVDENVAASVGIGHTRWATHGVPSTVNAHPHQSTSKRFTLVHNGVIENYELVKKEYLQDVTFVSETDTEVIVQLMEQQVSTGLSVEDAFRKTLSLLHGSYAIGLLDAENPNMIYVAKNKSPLLVGVGDNFNVVASDAMAMLQVTDQFIELMDKEMVIVTQESITIKNLQGETIERAPFTAELDASDIEKGTYPHFMLKEIDEQPLVIRNIIQKYQNQNGEIELDADIRNAILDSDRIYIIACGTSYHAGLVGKQFIEKFAKVPVEVHVASEFSYNMPLLTEKPFFIYISQSGETADSRAVLVQTNEMGHKALTITNVPGSTLSREADYTLPLYAGPEIAVASTKAYTAQLAVLSILAADIAKVKGEVLDFDLTHELGLVANAMVVLCDQKEEMDALAKQFLATTRNCFFIGRSVDFYVGLEGALKLKEISYIQAEGFAGGELKHGTIALIEKGTPVIALATQEHVNLGIRGNVKEVVARGANPCIISMKGLEMEGDSFVLPAVHEALAPLVAVIPLQLISYYAALHRECDVDKPRNLAKSVTVE; encoded by the coding sequence ATGTGTGGAATCGTAGGATTTATTGGACAACAAGATGCAAAGGAAATTTTATTAAAAGGTTTAGAGAAGCTAGAATACCGAGGATATGATTCGGCAGGTATTGCAGTACAAACTGATAACGGTATTGTTGTCTACAAAGAAAAAGGTCGTATTGCAAAACTTCGTGAAATCGTGGATGAAAATGTGGCAGCAAGCGTGGGAATCGGTCATACACGTTGGGCTACACATGGTGTTCCAAGTACAGTAAACGCGCATCCGCATCAAAGTACATCAAAACGCTTTACGCTTGTTCATAATGGTGTAATTGAAAATTATGAATTAGTGAAAAAAGAATATTTACAAGATGTGACGTTTGTAAGTGAAACAGATACAGAAGTTATCGTACAGCTTATGGAACAGCAAGTAAGCACTGGACTAAGTGTGGAAGATGCATTCCGTAAAACGTTATCTCTTTTACATGGTTCTTATGCGATAGGATTACTTGATGCTGAAAACCCAAACATGATTTATGTTGCTAAAAACAAAAGCCCGCTATTAGTAGGTGTTGGTGACAACTTTAATGTTGTTGCAAGCGACGCTATGGCGATGTTACAAGTTACAGACCAATTTATCGAATTAATGGATAAAGAAATGGTAATCGTAACACAAGAAAGCATTACAATTAAAAACTTACAAGGTGAAACGATTGAACGTGCACCGTTTACAGCGGAATTAGATGCAAGTGATATTGAAAAAGGAACATATCCTCATTTCATGCTAAAAGAAATCGATGAGCAACCACTTGTAATCCGTAATATTATTCAAAAGTACCAAAATCAAAATGGCGAAATTGAGCTGGATGCAGACATCCGTAATGCAATTTTAGATAGCGATCGTATTTATATCATTGCATGTGGAACAAGTTATCATGCAGGTCTTGTTGGAAAGCAATTCATTGAAAAATTTGCGAAAGTACCAGTTGAAGTACATGTAGCAAGTGAATTCTCTTACAACATGCCATTATTAACAGAAAAGCCTTTCTTCATTTACATTTCACAAAGTGGTGAAACAGCAGATAGTCGTGCAGTACTTGTGCAAACAAATGAAATGGGTCATAAAGCATTAACAATTACAAACGTACCAGGTTCTACGCTTTCTCGTGAAGCTGATTATACGCTTCCTTTATACGCAGGACCAGAAATCGCAGTTGCTTCAACGAAAGCTTACACAGCGCAGCTTGCAGTGCTTTCAATCTTAGCAGCTGACATTGCTAAAGTAAAAGGTGAAGTTCTTGATTTCGATTTAACTCACGAACTAGGACTTGTAGCAAACGCAATGGTAGTACTTTGTGATCAAAAAGAAGAAATGGACGCACTAGCGAAACAATTTTTAGCAACAACGCGTAACTGCTTCTTCATCGGACGTAGCGTAGACTTCTACGTAGGTTTAGAAGGTGCGTTAAAACTAAAAGAAATTTCTTACATCCAAGCAGAAGGATTTGCTGGAGGAGAATTAAAACACGGTACAATCGCGTTAATTGAAAAAGGTACACCAGTTATCGCACTTGCTACACAAGAGCACGTAAACCTTGGAATTCGCGGTAACGTGAAGGAAGTAGTAGCACGTGGAGCTAACCCATGTATCATCTCAATGAAAGGCTTAGAAATGGAAGGCGACAGCTTCGTATTACCAGCTGTACACGAAGCACTAGCACCGCTAGTAGCAGTTATCCCATTACAACTTATCTCATACTACGCAGCACTTCACCGCGAGTGTGATGTTGATAAGCCACGTAACTTAGCTAAGTCTGTTACTGTTGAGTAG